GTACCTAGAACGGTATAGAACAGTTTCTCATCGATGGATATTGCATCGTGATGCAACTATTGGTGCagtgataatattttattattcactatATTTTCATATggcttatatttatttaaaatatcattatttaattatataatgccAACAGGAGGATAATATTGAGAACATTTATATGATAAATCGACAGTTTCCTAATTCGGGTACAAATCTTATTGAAAAATAGACAACAACCATGTTCTATGCCATGGAGGAAGAGAAATGAACAACTGAGATACCTCTACCACAGCCTGCTCCTCGGGGACAACTTATGCCAGATGACCCTGACAAGCTTGTTGACCCGCCGAGGAGACCTTGGCATAGACGTAGCTCACATCAAGAAGCTGATATTGATGCATATACCACTATCCTAACAAATGTCATAATTCCGGCAACTGTTTCATTCCATACTCATGGACCATTTGGTGAAGTTGGACAGTTGTCAGCAAGATTTAGTGTTCTACAAGACAATGTATCACAATATACTACGTGAACATATGGTAGTTATATGTCACTACCTCATATAATCCTGACGCAGTCCTTCCAGCAAGTTGGTATTCAAGATCATCCATTTCAGATGCAGACCTCGGTAGGTAGTACTTTTGATACTTTTTCCCAACATGCCAACTCCGTTAATGCATTTCCAGCTAGATATTCTGTGGATATTCTTCATTTAATCTAGGAGTACAACCATTCTTTGGCCATATAGTATACGTCGGGCTAGCACTATTATACTGTTGcatctaataatattttttttactatcaTATTATACTGCAACACAAGATCCAAGGTCAGTGGTCCTTGATCTTAATATTTTCATGACCTCCACAAATATTAATCCTGCTACTGttgaaagtgagggtacaagCTGTGGTCACCAGCCATATAGAAATCGACGTCCATGTAGTATAGGAGGACATTTGCATCATTCTTAGCATTATTTTTTGACTTTATCATTTGTATATATATTGACGTATTTTTATTGCATTTCATGATTTCTAAGTATTTacgtgtatttttttatttaatttttttataatttttacgatttataaattaattgtaataaaaataataaaatagaatgaTAAATATGAAAGATATAATGTTATAtcgtaaataaattaatataattaatatttataataatattaatataattttataaattaattgtaataaaaataataaaatagaataataaatataaaagatataatgttatattgtaaataatttaaaataattaatattaatattaatattaatataatttttataattatatttatataaagttaatatataattaaataaattatataaattagtaaaataaattgataaatataataaatataatgttatgttgcaaataacttaaaataattaatattagtataatttttataattatatttatataaatttaatatataattaaattaattaaattaataaaatataatataataattaaataaaaaaattaaattaataatttaaattaattaaaatgcaaaatattGCATTTATTGTAATGCACAGTGCAGTTTGTGCAGACTGGCCACTAATTTAcatgcatttttttaaaattcaaatccggtaatatttaaaaattttctttttttaattaattatttattgtggTTTTAGTGCACAATaaacaagaaaaaaatttttttttattatattttaaaaatagataggTTCTACCGCGCTTCTTGAAACgcagtaaaattaattttcacctTATTTCTCGGACCGggtttctgatttttttttctccaagtTGATGCGCTCTCTCTCTCATACTTCTTCTCCTCGAATCTCTTTTCACTACAGCTTCGGGTCCTGAAAACCAAAGGAGGACCCACGCACGCAACACACGCATGAAGCCAAACTGTGCATAGCGAGAAATTTAGAGAtttatatttatgatttatCTTTATAGAGCCATATATAGCAACAGGGAGAGAGAGAACTTCTTCTAAGTCATGGATTCGCTCGTTGTGGTAGAATTTCAAGCACCCTTTTTTGGGTATCTCTTATTCCCTTCCCTTTCACTCGCACTCGtcctctttttcttcatttggGTTTATTATATTCTCTTTTTGTTGTGAgagaatttctttttatttttttattgtttttgtttATGTGATGGTGTTGAATTTTCTCTCCTTTGCAGGTTGGGATTTTGGTGGTAATGTGATGTGCTTAATTATTGGATAATTCTAAATATGGATTTATCTTTTGAGGGtaaatttcatttcatttttttgGATTAATTTGTTGGATACAATTATTTTTGGCTTTTAAGTTTTGTTGCTTAGATTTGTGATTGATTTGTCATCTCGACCATTGAATGGTTCTGTTGTCTCtggtttattgtttatttattttttattatctgaAGGTAAACGCTTATGATGTTTTGTAATCAACATGGTCATTCATTTACCATAAATAGTATTGTTCGTGATCTTAATGGTTTGGGTGTTGACTAGAGTTTCTGGATTTTGTAgtcattaatattaaattacttccttttattttttgagaTAATCAATCTTTTCGTTAAGATTCATGATTCTAATATAGCTTATACAAGAAAAATATTGGGTTGATTTAATTTTGAAGTTAGTAAACTTTGTTTCTCTGTATATTATTTTCCTGCATCATATTAATTTGTTTGCATTGTCAAAGTAGTCTTCTTTGATATGatgaattattttctttctgGCTTGCCAATTCAGATTAGCACTTGCTGATGATCCCTGCAAAAGTGCAGGAGCAGAGGCATTTCCATGTTGAAttcacatttatttattttattttatttttttttggagaAAGTTGTATCCTTGATGCAGTTGTAATGTCTTTGCCAATATGCACAAATGCAAGtgtttttatattctattatgTATAAGAATAGAATATCAGATGATAAGTAACTCATAGGATCAAAAGAGGATGGACAAGGAGCACAACGAGTGTGCTATGTAACCACAACAACATCCCTAATAAAGTGAAAGATGAGTTTTATATAATTGTGGTCAAGCTAGCTATTTTGTATGGGAATGAATGTTGGACATTTAAGGTACAATGTACCCATAGTGTGATAGAAATGTGAATGTTGAGGTAAATGTCTATTAACACTATAATTGATAGGATTGGAAATGACCACATCCTTCAGAGAGTGCATTTAGTACACATTGGAGACAAAATAAGAGGTGGGTTAAGATGGTTGGTCATGTCCAATGTAGAGTTCAAAGTGTCCTAATATGGAGGCATGATAAGTTAGTGGTGGAAATAATGAAAGGGAAAAGAGGGAGATCTAAAATAACATGGAGGAAAGTGAGGAAAGTAGTATAAAAAATGTGCAGTTTTTAGATACTGATGCCGAATTGATTTCACATTGACTTAAATGGCAAAAGAGGATATATATAGCTAATCCCATCTAGTTTTGGATTAGAATTTagttattaattagttaatattaTTCAGGGCAATGAGAATAAATTTACACCAGGCAGCCTAGATGAGTCTCCTTATGGGTTCGCTATGGAGACAAGTTACTCCATTCTGGGTATATTgagtttattatattattatagggATTATGTCATCATCTTTCTCCCCCCACcctctttaaaaaaaaagaaaaaagaaaaaggcttCCTGGACATCCTAATTGAGCGAgatattgaatatttatattgttaATTTTGGACTTATCATGGATATTTATCAAGAGGAAAACTTTTGTCTGATACTATTTGCTTTGGAATTCATTCTTATGCTCTTATTATTTCCACACCTGTTATCTATATAGGTCTACTTACATATCTACACGTACTTATGTAAATTGAGTTGATAAAAAAGCCTTTGCTTCTATGAATCTTCACTTAGATAAAGTCTATGAATGAGTCATTGTCCTTTCCTTGTACTCAGGAACTGCACTTGATCCATCAAAATGTAGCAAACTAAGCTTGGATGAAAAGAGAGAACTAGTCTATCAATTATCAAAATGTGCAGGTGCCTGTGAAATGCTACAGTCATGGAGCCGTCAGGAAATTTTGCAGATTCTGTGTGTGGAGatgggaaaagaaagaaaatatacaGGCTTGACAAAGTTGAAAATCATAGAGCACCTTCTTAAAATTGTGTCTGAAAAGAAAGCTGGGGAATGTATGGCCACCACAGATGTTGAGACACCTGTCCAAAGATCTTCCAGGCAGAGGAAAACTGATAACCCATCCCGGTTAACTGTTTCAGTTAACTATGCTGCTGTTAACAATGGAGGCAATGATTTAGGTAATACAGTGTACTGTAAAAACTCAGCTTGCAGAGCTACCTTAAAACAAGAAGATGCATTTTGCAAAAGGTGTTCATGTTGCATCTGTTATAAGTATGACGACAACAAGGATCCCAGCCTGTGGTTAACTTGCAGCTCAGAGCCTCCATTTCTGGATGCTGCATGTGGCATGTCATGCCATCTTGACTGTGCCTTAAGACAAGAAAGGTCAGCCATTGGAAAAGAAGGATATGATGGGAGCTTTTGTTGTGTAGCTTGTTGGAAAGTGAATGATTTACTTGGGTGAGTATGCGTGCACTCTATTCTATTTTGCTTGTTCTCTTTATGACTAATTTCATTCTTGTAAAAGACTTTCTTTTACCTTGGTCAAGTTTTTCTCATGTTGTCTACATTCTTATATCCTTGAAGAAGTTGTCCTGGGGGAAATTTTAGGTGGACCCAGTCCGCCATGGACCCATGAGTCATTGAAGTGGGTCCTATCTGTTTTTTTCATGGAGGGACCCACTTGTTTGTTCCTTGGAGGTGCTTGGTCCATGGTGGATCAGGTCTAAGCACGTTTTTCCCATTGTCCTAGCTGGATGATAGACAATTCTTTTCACCCTTCTGTTTTCTAAGGCACTGATACTCGGGTGTCTAAATTTTAGTCATTGGTTTGGTTGTATGGTTTCTGCTTCTCAACTTTACTTTTATTAGCACAAGGCTGAATGGTGTAGAAAACACTTCCTTTTTCCTGCAATAAAATGCATGAAATTGATATATGCTGTATTgcatttttaatatattctgTACTTGGAGATTGTATTTCTTGCAGTTGCTTTGCTGTACTCTCTTTCTCAATGAATTATGTTTCATGAACCTTGTTTGCCTGATGAGAGTTTacttttatttgttaatttgcTATCTGTCTAAATTCCTCATGGTATTATAGTATGTGGTTTACAATGTCTATAGGAATCGAGAAAATGCAGACCACTTAGTTGTATACTGTCTTCTGCTTATAGATGGGGCACTACCCTTGTCTTTTTCTTAAATTGTTTCTGACTGATTTCCTGATCTATACAAGCCATTCACCATGTATTATGGTTTTGGTGTGTTTGTGACTGTGTATCTTAGATGTTGGAAGCCATCTTTtctatgaattttattttacaagGATGTGAAGCTTTAGgagtgtgtgtatatatatatatatatatagggaattaatttcaaatatattttcaaaGCTTCCTACTCTTTAAGGATTATGTCATGCTTAATGCAAGGTGTGCTGCCTGGAAAATTGTAGATAAGAAATTTATAATCTTTTTTCATCCTTGGATTTTACAAATAATCTTACAAAAATTTCAGATTTGATTTTTCTGTTTTCCGTCAAATTCTTGTAATGTTTCCTTCAACCCTAATTTGTCCGTTCATTTAGCTTAGCACTTGTCATGGTTATTGTCGACTTTACTGGTACAATAACCATAAAGAATACATCACCTAAATCTTATTTtcgcttttttttttgtttttcaagTTGGAACAATTTAAGCCACCCAAGACGTGTATCTTAATGATCCTGAAAGTTTCCTTCAAAGTTCATATGATTGTCAATTACTTGCAGCTGCCTTGCATCAGTATTTGGGAATTTATTTGATCTGTTGTGGGTTTCATACTTCAAGTGACATACACGTTCTTCTCTTTCCTATTTTGCTTCattatttatcattattatacCTTTgccaattattatttaatgggaATAGAATATAAAAATGCAGTTTCTGTTATTTGTCATCCATGATGTATTTGTCATTGTTTAGGGAGTCAATAATATTGAAAGGGAGGAGATTGTAAAAACTTGCAGTGTGTTTCTAGTTTATTTCAGATTGTAAAATAGATTTTGCACTTAGGaggtattttttgtttttttctttttgtacaATGAATGAGATGGAAGTTTTTGTTAAATTGATAGAGCCGTCCATAAATCTGCCAGATTGATGTGGGTATGGACCTTTGCAGATTTAACAGGCATGATGTGAATGCTTGTTTTTCCATGTAGAAATTCTGGACTTGATTTGCTGCGGGGTAATCTGCTAGCACCAGCTTGTTTGTTTTGTTCACAAACATCAGTGGAACTGTAGTTTTATTTGAATGGCAGAATGTCCACTCCTCTTATCAGGACATCAAGTCCATTGAGAATTTACTTTTATTCTATCCACTGCCCATATGATATTAATTTGTAATCTCTGCATCTGTATTTATACCAAATTTTTTTATAGTCTAGGTCATGGCAGGTATATATCCCCTCTTAATTGAAAGCAAGAGGAAAGGTAGTGTGTGCGTGTGTgtgaaattgttaaaattatgtTCACCCTACTCAACTTTCAGATCTATGATGCTCttttgtttaattaattttatttggtgTGATAAGAAAAGAGACATGGAGAGCTTCATCATATACATGTAACTATCCAGTTAATTTTTAAAGCTAAAAAAGTATATCTGTGTGGTAATTAGTGCCTTGTGAAATTGCGGATCTTTATTATCATAACTATGCATTACAAGTAAATGAACTTTTTATTTCGTGGTAGGTTGGCTAAATTGTTTTCTCTCTTCCGGCACTGCTATAACCAATTGCTGTATATTTTTTCTTACTGCTTTTGAATACTATTAGACATTCAAATTACAAAGTTGCAGTATCTCATTGCTTATCCTTGCAACTATGTGGAGAACTGCAAAACTTGTGTGATGTCAATAAGGTTTAGGGCCAATGAGTTTTAGCTGTGTTGTTAGGTGCCTTTCAGAATGAAACATTGGGAAACGAGCccataaaataatcataaatatgCTCTGTTTCACATTGTTTTTTGCATATAATATTAGTAGATTTATAAACATAGCCAAGTTTAACCAATTATGTGGTTGGAATGTTAATTGTACCCAGATGCTGGAGAAAACAATTATTGATGGCTAAAGATACCAGGCGGGTAGACATACTATGTTATCGCGTGTCCTTAAGTAAAAAACTTCTCAACAAGACTGGAAAGTATCAAAAACTTTATGAGATTGTGGATGAAGCTGTGAAGAAGCTTGAAGCTGAAGTGGGTCCATTAACTGGCTTACCTGTAAAGATGGGTAGGGGTATTGTAAATAGGCTTTCTTCAGGACCAGATGTTCAAAAATTGTGTGCTTTTGCTTTGGAATCACTGGACAAAATGCTTTCACATACTATCGTGCATCCATTCCCTGATTCAATGATAAGAGGTAGTCCTTTAACATATATTAAAAGGAAATAATGATGAATACTTGCAGTGCTTATTCCAAATTCTTTCATTTTGTTTGTGGCTGATATTTGAGTTCAttgctaattttattttcaGACACATTTCCACTTAAACCTTGAATTATGAAAGGCCATTAATTTGTGACTGGTGGAAATATTGGGATTCATGTTGGGTGTTTCTCAAGCCATGGACTTTGAAGTTATTTATCTCTATACCTTTCTCAATGCCTTTGTTCAATATTTGCAGATTTAAATGCAAGAGCTTCAACGGTGGTCAGATTTGAAGATGTATATGCAACTTCACTTGCTGTGGTTTTGGGTTCTGAAGATCCTTCACCAAGTAATGTTGTTGGTTATACCTTATGGCATCGCAAGGCTCAGGATACTGATTATCCTACAGAACCAACATGCACGCTGTTGGTACCAAACACAAGGTTTGTTATTACAGGTCTATCTCCTGCTACAGAATACTTTTTCAAAGTTCTTTCCACCAATGATGTAAGAAGAGAAATCGGCATGTTCGAAGTTCAATGCTGTACTCGAGATAAAGACCCAAACTGCTCGGTTGTGGAAAGAAGTCAGAGCCTAACAACCAACTGTAGCAGTCTTTCTAATCCATCATCCGTGGAAGATGAAACTAATCACAATGCTACATGTGGTGACCAGATTATTAACCGGGAAGACAATTATCTTAGTTATCGTGATGACACTGATAAAATAGTTTCTTCTATTGTTTCCAATGGTGTAATAACCTGTATTGGTGCAAGTGGAGGAGCCACAAGCGATGCAGTGCCCTTGTTAGATGAGGAACATGCTATGCAGGTAGTTACCTTGCCCAGTTCTGATGTACATAAGTGTCACAACAATCATTTGCCAGATTACCAAATAGTTGATGAGATAAGCACAGATAATCGGTCAGAAACCCCTGTTCAAACTGGTTTGGAGTGTGTACCATTTGTGGGCAACTCGGATGCTAGTTTGCCTATCACTCCTTGCAAGTTGGAAATAATTAAGGAAGTCCAAGGAAGACATGCACGATCAAAATCCAGCAACAAGGACCTGTTAAATGGTACTGGGAAAGGAGATGAGGCCCAAGATGCCAGAACATCAAAGAAGGGAAGTGGGGAAAGGCAAGATGACGAATGTATGGCCAATGGTCATTCAGATGGGGATTTCGAATATTATGTAAAGGTTATCAGATGGTTAGAATGTGAGGGACATATTGAGAAGAATTTCAGGCAGAAATTCTTGACTTGGTATAGTTTAAGAGCAAGCCCACAAGAACTAAGGGTTGTGAAGGCATTTGTTGATACCTTGATTCAAGATCCAGCATCACTTGCAGAGCAGCTCATGGATACCTTTTCGGAATGTATTTCGTGCAAGAGATCGTCTCTTGTGCCTTCTGGCTTCTGCATGAGGCTTTGGCATTGACAACCTTAGTGTTTCCTGCAACTAGGTATCATAGTTGCCTCCATGAACCTGTCGTGGGTTCATGTGGGCAATAATTCTTTAGACCCCATTAACATTCATCATTTAGACTATCATCATTTACGTGTATCATCAGTATTTGACACTAGTGCTGTAAGAATGTCCGAATTAATTATAGTGCCCTTTCACATTTGTTATAGCTTTTGGAATTAATGGTTGGTTTGCTACGCGGATTATGAATCCTCAGTTCATTTAATACATGACAATTGTTGAACCTTGGAGCTCGGAGAACACCTTTGCTTATCTTGCATGAATGGGCGGTCGCAACTTATTTCTTATGTCATTATCCAGCTATTAGAAAGTAATTTCTCACGCCCCTTGACCATAATTGTTCTATCATAGATATTATTTATCTGTGATGGATTTGAGATTTGTGCTGGGTAAATATTATCCAAATTCTTTTAACAAATAACtatcaaaaatttcaaatttttatttaaagaaaaaatataaaaaaattactcaataattttatttattttcattttagaaTTTATACAGTGCtatgttaaaataatataaaataattaattaaaaaaattataaaaaaatttcatataatttcatttaaattcatttaaattataattttacagttgaatttatgttaaattaataATCCGTGATAAGATATTTATATTAACATTCTTAATGTCGTCTAAACATTAGCCTGCTACTATTTAATAACAATACGATATTGTAATTATAATACATAAATagcaaaatgaaaaattgataaaattatattgtattttttttgtatttttttaaaaattcatattttatatttaaaatttaaaatttaaaataataaaactaatttttttttaatttttcacaatTATAATCAAGAGAATTAATTgaagttaaaaaatttaatggtaaattacaatatagtttttaaaattttatattaataaaatatatatttacttaatttaaattatatattaaaggtAAATAGATTTTATACttatcatatataataataaaatttattataaataaattcatattatatatatatatattaaagtattacattaaatatttatgctCAATATTATGATTATgtgcatattttttatatatgaaatattaaatattttagtgtataaggtcgtattttattttttattaatttataatatgtatataaaagtgagaataaaggagtaaataataatatcgataataataaaaaatatgtactttaagtattattttattagttaaataaaattttaaagattaaattgtaatttatcattacctttttaacatttaatttaataatctggttaatcataataaattaaaaaaatatatatttattaattatttaaaatttaaaattttagatataaatgtaaattaacaaaatttttaaatctttttaacCACAAGcctagatttaatttaaatgggtgatttttatgagtataacattaatatatttatatacctatgtctaaaatataaaattataatagattctataaaaagaattataaaattcCATGCCTATATCGACagatataagaaaaaaatatttttttttctatctttGCCTTATTAAATATGTATCTATTTGGGAGagaatgttttatttttttttttaatggttttCGGCGTAAATCAAATTCATTGGATTGCTGAATTTCGGATGCGGAtggatttatatataaaaaaaatatgcaaCCACTTGTCAGAGCCAAAGGGGTAAGGACTGCTATGCTGATGTCTTCCATTGGGCACACAGCTCCTCCTCCTCAGTAGCACCGTTGGCTGGTGGGTCACAATCCTAAACCTTTCTATGGGCAAAGAGAGAGATGTTTACAAGTAGGAAACTGTGATTCTACCAAAGCCAAAAATCTTAATTAATCTCTCCACCATCTTTGTTTCCATCGTCCTCTCACTGACACTGCTCTAACAACCCAACCCCTTTTGTCCTTTTCTTGAACCTTTTCTACTTTCCATCACCTTTCATAATAAACTAAGAGATCACTTGTCCTTCTTCTAGTCTTCCACATTTCTTTCATTTACTATTGCTCTTTTCTTTAGCTAGCATACGGTTTCAAGAAGATGTCTACCGCCGGAATATTTACAGCTCCGATTATCGGGTCTGGTTACCAGGGCCTGAAAGCCAAATCCACAAACGAATTGTTCCCTGCAAAGGATTCTATTGCATGGAGTCGCAAAACTATCACCAACGGCTCAAGAATTCATTGTATGAAGGTAATGTGTTTACAATTACAAAGAACCCTAGCTTCTTAAATAAATCCTCATATCTGTATGACCTACGATTTCATACTTATATCGAGATCTGGACAATCTTAATCGAATATTTAGTCTAATATTATCAAGTTCATTGTCATATATGCTTGAGATCTTTACAGCCTTATCCTATCTGAGTTTTGTTGATCAAACAGACATGGAATCCAATCAATAACAAGAAGTTTGAAACTCTTTCCTATCTTCCTCCACTTTCTGATGAATCAATTGCAAAGGAGATAGATTACATGATGCAAAAGGGTTGGATCCCTTGCCTTGAATTCGATCAGGTAAGATGATGGGTTTTCTTTTCTTCCCCAGAAGATACTAAAGACTGCTATGATTTTTTGCTTTTTGGATTAAAGAACGTATAATTTTccaaaaaaatgttaaaaattctCCTGTTGAGTttctattatcaaattaaattttcattttgttttatttatttactcttAACTCTAGGTGGGACATGTGCGTAGAGAAAATAGCCAAACGCCAGGATACTACGATGGGAGATACTGGACAATGTGGAAGCTCCCCATGTTTGGGTGCAATGACTCATCTCAAGTGCTCAATGAAATCCATGAATGCAAACAAGCATACCCAAATGCTTATATTCGCTGCTTGGCATTTGACAACAAGCACCAGGGTCAGTGCATGGCCTTTATCATTCAAAAACCTAACACCCCCTAAGCCTTTCACATCTGGTTTCCCTGGTTCTGTGGGGCAAATAAAAATGGGCAGACGGTTGTTGGGTTTGCTAGTGGAAAtgcctaattaaataaattatatatgttaATAATGCTTGTGTGTACCATATAACTAGCACATGGTTTTGGGCTTTCTTTTCAAAGACAGCCTGTGGATTGCCCATGGTTTTCCAAATCAGCGGCGATTCTaagatgatgtgaattgttaTACTAAAGCTAAGCACATCTTTTCATCCTTGACATTATATAAAAAAGTCAGTTCatactcaatttttttttataattgatatttaattaattagttatatttcataaaatttaatagttaaataattagattagattaattaattatatttcataaaatttaataattaaaaaattatatttttatgtaagTTTATTACTAAACCTTTTGCATGTAAATGTGAATTGTATGGACTCTGAATCTATATATACAGGAATTAAGTGCttatacttttataaatataaagtttTAAATACTAATCACGAAAAGATAAAGAGTGCTAACTGATTATCTTCACGATGcagtgaaatttattt
This Manihot esculenta cultivar AM560-2 chromosome 6, M.esculenta_v8, whole genome shotgun sequence DNA region includes the following protein-coding sequences:
- the LOC110617289 gene encoding VIN3-like protein 2 is translated as MDLSFEGTALDPSKCSKLSLDEKRELVYQLSKCAGACEMLQSWSRQEILQILCVEMGKERKYTGLTKLKIIEHLLKIVSEKKAGECMATTDVETPVQRSSRQRKTDNPSRLTVSVNYAAVNNGGNDLGNTVYCKNSACRATLKQEDAFCKRCSCCICYKYDDNKDPSLWLTCSSEPPFLDAACGMSCHLDCALRQERSAIGKEGYDGSFCCVACWKVNDLLGCWRKQLLMAKDTRRVDILCYRVSLSKKLLNKTGKYQKLYEIVDEAVKKLEAEVGPLTGLPVKMGRGIVNRLSSGPDVQKLCAFALESLDKMLSHTIVHPFPDSMIRDLNARASTVVRFEDVYATSLAVVLGSEDPSPSNVVGYTLWHRKAQDTDYPTEPTCTLLVPNTRFVITGLSPATEYFFKVLSTNDVRREIGMFEVQCCTRDKDPNCSVVERSQSLTTNCSSLSNPSSVEDETNHNATCGDQIINREDNYLSYRDDTDKIVSSIVSNGVITCIGASGGATSDAVPLLDEEHAMQVVTLPSSDVHKCHNNHLPDYQIVDEISTDNRSETPVQTGLECVPFVGNSDASLPITPCKLEIIKEVQGRHARSKSSNKDLLNGTGKGDEAQDARTSKKGSGERQDDECMANGHSDGDFEYYVKVIRWLECEGHIEKNFRQKFLTWYSLRASPQELRVVKAFVDTLIQDPASLAEQLMDTFSECISCKRSSLVPSGFCMRLWH
- the LOC110616814 gene encoding ribulose bisphosphate carboxylase small subunit, chloroplastic 3 — protein: MSTAGIFTAPIIGSGYQGLKAKSTNELFPAKDSIAWSRKTITNGSRIHCMKTWNPINNKKFETLSYLPPLSDESIAKEIDYMMQKGWIPCLEFDQVGHVRRENSQTPGYYDGRYWTMWKLPMFGCNDSSQVLNEIHECKQAYPNAYIRCLAFDNKHQGQCMAFIIQKPNTP